From a single Nicotiana tabacum cultivar K326 chromosome 8, ASM71507v2, whole genome shotgun sequence genomic region:
- the LOC142163456 gene encoding uncharacterized protein LOC142163456: MNYNLSPWICMKPEYIMLSMIIPGPSSPGNDIDVYLQPLIAELKELWETGIETYDAETKQTFQMRAALLWTISDFPALAMLSGWSTKGSLACPTCNYDTCSLYLKHSHKMCYMGHRRFLPHDHPLRKDKKSFDSKEEHRPAPTPLSGVEMFQELLEFNNVFGKGKKKRPRDNKEKRSMDHVNTRNDLKEMWIREELQPREDDDGSVSLAKACFYMEPKQKSLFCTVIKNSKLPKGYASNISERVQVKEMKISGYKSHDAHFIMYYLLQIAVRKALPKSVSLALIRLGNFFRAICSKVIRRRDLEKMNSEIVEINCELETIFHPTFFDIMPYLPIHLVNEIKLGGPARLRWMYPIERNLCKYKAFVRNRSCPEASIAEGFLAEECHPIGSKKKNTFPMDPQLCYEAHRYALFNTGDEQVEKFIEEHKNLIVNRSRSNAWERARNHTCEFNNWFAEKVKNIEVPNYDIIEIDYWGCFSVVLFRCDLFRNELDEYGLTRVYFKKLCSTDDPFVLASQVYQVFYVEDPVEKDVYYARNKVPVDLYDLEEENCLNNENAFWREPNDDVGSLSGLVDVEFGCSRNDVPVDVVDIPSNAQYHMIQL, translated from the exons ATGAACTATAATTTATCACCATGGATTTGCATGAAGCCAGAATATATCATGTTGTCAATGATCATTCCAGGTCCttcatctccaggaaatgatatAGATGTGTACTTACAACCACTTATtgcagaattgaaggaactatgGGAAACTGGGATAGAAACATATGATGCTGAGACAAAGCAAACATTTCAAATGCGTGCAGCCTTGTTGTGGACAATTAGTGATTTTCCAGCATTAGCTATGCTTTCAGGATGGAGCACCAAGGGAAGTTTGGCATGCCCCACTTGTAATTATGACACATGCTCTCTATATCTCAAACACAGTCATAAGATGTGTTACATGGGCCATCGAAGATTTTTGCCGCATGATCATCCTTTGCGGAAAGATAAGAAGTCATTTGATAGTAAGGAGGAACATAGACCTGCACCTACTCCTTTGTCGGGTGTAGAAATGTTTCAAGAGCTACTTGAATTCAACAATGTTTTTGGAAAgggcaaaaagaaaagacctcgGGATAACAAGG AAAAAAGGTCAATGGATCATGTAAATACTCGCAATGACTTAAAAGAAATGTGGATACGAGAGGAGTTACAACCAAGAGAAGATGATGATGGATCAGTGAGTTTGGCTAAAGCTTGTTTCTACATGGAACCAAAACAGAAAAGTTTATTTTGTACCGTCATAAAAAATTCCAAGTTACCAAAAGGTTATGCTTCAAATATTTCAGAACGCGTGCAAGTGAAGGAGATGAAAATATCAGGGTACAAGAGTCATGATGCTCATTTTATAATGTATTACTTGCTCCAGATTGCTGTTAGAAAGGCGTTGCCCAAGAGTGTTTCATTGGCCTTGATTAGGTTAGGTAATTTTTTTAGAGCCATATGTAGTAAAGTCATAAGGCGAAGAGATCTTGAAAAAATGAACTCTGAaattgttgaaataaattgtGAGCTTGAAACGATTTTTCATCCAACATTTTTCGATATAATGCCATATTTGCCTATTCATTTGGTGAATGAAATTAAGCTTGGGGGTCCAGCTCGTCTTCGTTGGATGTATCCCATTGAGAGGAACCTATGTAAATACAAGGCATTTGTTCGTAATCGATCTTGTCCAGAAGCATCAATAGCAGAGGGATTTTTGGCAGAAGAGT GCCATCCAATTGGAAGTAAGAAGAAAAATACTTTTCCCATGGATCCACAGTTATGTTATGAAGCACATCGATATGCTTTATTCAATACTGGAGATGAACAAGTGGAAAAGTTTATCGA GGAACATAAGAATTTAATTGTTAATCGCAGTAGATCAAATGCATGGGAAAGGGCAAGAAATCATACTTGTGAATTCAACAATTGGTTTGCTGAGAAAGTTAAAAATATTGAAGTGCCCAATTAT GATATCATTGAGATTGATTATTGGGGTTGTTTCAGTGTTGTACTATTTAGATGCGACTTGTTTCGTAATGAACTAGATGAATATGGGTTAACCCGTGTGTACTTTAAGAAATTATGTAGTACAGATGATCCTTTTGTGTTAGCATCACAAGTTTATCAAGTTTTTTATGTGGAGGATCCTGTTGAGAAAGATGTTTATTATGCAAGGAATAAAGTCCCTGTTGATTTATATGATTTAGAGGAAGAGAATTGCCTCAATAATGAAAACGCATTTTGGAGGGAGCCTAATGATGACGTTGGTTCCTTAAGTGGATTAGTTGATGTTGAGTTTGGATGTTCAAGAAACGATGTACCCGTTGATGTCGTTGATATTCCATCTAATGCACAATATCACATGATACAATTATAG